A window of Funiculus sociatus GB2-C1 genomic DNA:
ATCTCGGTTTGCCTCTGCTGTCTGACAAACTGCTCGCTGTTCAGGTGGTACATCCTCAACAGCCGCTCCAGCAATCAGGCTCTCAGTAACGGTTGGGTCAAACTTTCCAGACGCAATAATTTCGTCCAGGGATTTTACTGGAGCATTGGGTCCAAGGCTAGCCAAATAGTTATTAATGTCGTATTCAAATCGGTTGCAGCCACCTGTAGCAGTTACCAGTGCGTCAAAGTCAGGGATCACAGTAGGCTCAACGATCGCACCCTGGGATCTTAAATCAGCGATCGCCTCATCCATTAACCTCTCAATTTCTGGACTAGCCGTTGCTGCTCTGGTACTTCCGCTGGATGGTCTAAACAACTCATCCAACACTCCCAATCTCGCTCCCTTCAAGCTGCTTTTGTCGAGAAATTCGCTGTAGTCAGGAAGCGTTAGATTCTTCACCGCTTCAGTTGATGGATCGGCTGGATCGTAGCCTGCGATCGCCTCAAAAACGAGTACAGCATCTTCAACCGTTCGTGCCATTGGCCCACCAATATCACGGTAGAGATTGAGTGGGACAATGCCATCGCGGCTGGTTAGACCAATCGTAGAGCGAATACCAACCAGAGCATTGTGAGAAGACGGACCTCGAATCGAGTTACCTGTATCAGTTCCCAAGCCCACTGTTCCAAAGTTGGCCGCGACTGCTGCTCCTGTTCCGCCACTGGAGCCAGCAGGAACACGGCTCAGATCATAGGGGTTGCGAGTCGTTCCTAAAATCGAACTCACACTGCGCTGAGGACTAAAAGCAAACTCCGCCAAATTAGACTTTGCCAAGACGATCGCACCTGCATCACGCAGCCGTTGCACCTGGAATGCATCATCAGGTGGAATTGAACCTGCAAGCGATAAAGAGCCTGCCGTAGTTTGTAGATCAAACGTATCGTAGTTGTCTTTAACAATAATTGGAATTCCGTGCAAGGGGCTGCGCGGGCCGTAAAGCTCACGCTCTAAATCTAATGCTCGTGCTGTTTCTAAGGCATTTGAATTAGTCAGAATAATAGAATTAAGCGGCGTTTCTCCCGCCTTGTCATAAATTTCAATGCGATTGAGATATAGTTGCACCAACTGCTCAGATGTCAATGCATCTGCATCAAATGCGCGATTGAGTTCGGCGATCGTTGCTTCTTCTAGCTGAAACGTTGCTGCTAACGCACCAATTGGAAGAAGCCCCAGTGCTATTGATTGAGCCACTACTAAAGTAGCCGTTCGCTTCATGCTTTTCAGCATTGTATTAGCTCCATAGTCAGGTGAATGGCTTGTGCAAATTGAATTGAACTACGCAAAACGAACCAACGAATTAAGCGGGACTTTGTACTTTCTTACGCTTTAAACCTAAAACTGAGAACCCGACGACGCTTAATGCGATCGCGAGTCCTGGTTCAGGTACGGTTTCATATTCAATTGTTTCGCCTGGTAGGGAGGGAAACAGGGGTGAAGGGGCACGTAGTTTGGTGGCTTGCTCGTAGGCGTAAGCGAAACCTAAGAGAGTGGGTTCACTGTAATCGCGCCCCAGGAAAGAAATCGTAGTGGGCAGCCCATCCGATGTAAATCCGGCGGGAACCTGAATATCTGGAAACCCAGAAATGTTGGATAGGTTGGTTGCAGACGGACCAGATGTACACACAAACGTTGGGTCTACAACATTGATAATGGGACTGGCAGGGCAGCGTGCTGTGGGATAAATCAACGCATCGAATTTGTTGCTGTCTAAAATAGACTGGAGCGTATTTTTGACGTAAGGAATACCACTAGTTACAGCATCAATATAGTCAGGATTGCTATATCCTCCGCTGGCTAAGTTTGTCTTATAAACTTCAATTCGTCCTGGATTAACTGGAGTTGTCGAGTTTGCAATTTCAGGAGACTCACTAATTGCAATCAGCTCTTCGAGAGTTTTTGGATAGTCGTCTGAAAGCGTTGCTAAGTACGCTTCAATTTGGGGTTGAAACTCTGAATCGAAGATTAAACTCGATATTCTACTTCTCTCTGTCAAAAACTCTTCTGAAAGCGTGATTGGTTCAACAACTGCTGCACCTAACTCTTTCAGTTCTTCGATCGCATCGCCAATCAGCTGATCGATTTCGACATTCCCTCCAAAGAAGTTAGTGACGACTCCAAGCCGAGCACCTCCTAAGGCATCCTTCTTCAAGAAAGAGGTGTAGTCTTTAAAGA
This region includes:
- a CDS encoding amidase family protein, whose amino-acid sequence is MKRTATNVAIQTMALGLLPIGALAATFQLEEATVSSINKAFDAGALTSEQLIGLYLNRIETYDDSLNSIITVNSDALEIARALDLERQMTGSRSPLHGIPVILKDNFDTFDMPTTGGSDTLAGSIPPDDAFLVKQLRDAGAIIFAKANLSEFALTAGWNGYSSFGGQTVNPYMLNRGPAGSSGGTGAAIAANFGVIGTGSDTGGSIRGPAAANGIVGIKPTRGLLSRDGIIPLALSFDTGGPLTRTVTDAAIALGIMTGVDPNDPVTLDSEGKFFKDYTSFLKKDALGGARLGVVTNFFGGNVEIDQLIGDAIEELKELGAAVVEPITLSEEFLTERSRISSLIFDSEFQPQIEAYLATLSDDYPKTLEELIAISESPEIANSTTPVNPGRIEVYKTNLASGGYSNPDYIDAVTSGIPYVKNTLQSILDSNKFDALIYPTARCPASPIINVVDPTFVCTSGPSATNLSNISGFPDIQVPAGFTSDGLPTTISFLGRDYSEPTLLGFAYAYEQATKLRAPSPLFPSLPGETIEYETVPEPGLAIALSVVGFSVLGLKRKKVQSPA
- a CDS encoding amidase family protein — translated: MLKSMKRTATLVVAQSIALGLLPIGALAATFQLEEATIAELNRAFDADALTSEQLVQLYLNRIEIYDKAGETPLNSIILTNSNALETARALDLERELYGPRSPLHGIPIIVKDNYDTFDLQTTAGSLSLAGSIPPDDAFQVQRLRDAGAIVLAKSNLAEFAFSPQRSVSSILGTTRNPYDLSRVPAGSSGGTGAAVAANFGTVGLGTDTGNSIRGPSSHNALVGIRSTIGLTSRDGIVPLNLYRDIGGPMARTVEDAVLVFEAIAGYDPADPSTEAVKNLTLPDYSEFLDKSSLKGARLGVLDELFRPSSGSTRAATASPEIERLMDEAIADLRSQGAIVEPTVIPDFDALVTATGGCNRFEYDINNYLASLGPNAPVKSLDEIIASGKFDPTVTESLIAGAAVEDVPPEQRAVCQTAEANRDVMRTAVLDVLDSNKYDAFIFPTWSNPPRLIGDETSPNGNNSGITAPPTGFPAITVPMGYSINNTLPAGLQFWGRPFDEPTLIGLGYSYEQTTKHRRPPSLFSALPGEEIEYETVPEPGVAIALSVIGVSTLGLKRKKVQSPA